A single window of Xiphophorus hellerii strain 12219 chromosome 12, Xiphophorus_hellerii-4.1, whole genome shotgun sequence DNA harbors:
- the areg gene encoding amphiregulin, translated as MNTLIIISLLCIVVCSALGAQGSEDTYSGEIARVTADSAYGELHHQPLNDDDELGTEEPSGLDHRYMIDHEAHSDKDERRKRKGKGKRKNRQRSKTITPFNPQHTNITRGHRSTLTSTQDPCTSTHLGFCIHGYCKYIEGLTEPVCICMKGYDGERCGIQTLGSFIPPTQSYNTDLVQTVLVVIAVVLSVISCCAILLMTCAHYRSHKNFLASYLGSGSEQEKLQKPAGDVVV; from the exons ATGAACACTCTCATCATCATTTCTCTGCTGTGCATCG TCGTCTGCAGCGCTCTGGGTGCTCAGGGATCTGAAGACACATATTCAGGTGAAATAGCCAGAGTGACAGCCGATTCAGCCTATGGGGAACTCCACCATCAACCACTGAACGACGACGATGAACTGGGAACAGAAGAACCGTCGGGACTAGACCACAGATACATGATCGACCATG AGGCGCATTCTGATAAAGacgagaggaggaagaggaagggcAAAGGCAAGAGGAAGAACAGGCAAAGGAGCAAAACCATCACTCCGTTCAACCCGCAGCACACCAACATCACAAGGGGGCACAGATCCACTCTCACCTCAACTCAGGACCCCTGCACCTCCACCCACCTGGGCTTCTGCATTCATGGCTACTGCAAATACATAGAGGGACTGACAGAGCCAGTGTGCAT CTGTATGAAGGGCTACGATGGAGAGCGCTGTGGGATCCAAACTTTGGGGTCATTCATACCCCCTACTCAGAGCTACAATACGGATCTGGTGCAGACGGTTCTCGTGGTCATTGCAGTCGTCCTGTCAGTCATCAGCTGCTGTGCCATCCTGCTCATGACCTGTGCTCA TTACAGGTCACATAAAAACTTCCTAGCCTCCTATCTTGGATCTGGGTCAGAGCAGGAGAAACTCCAGAAACCCGCAGGTGACGTTGTCGTGTGA